The Triticum aestivum cultivar Chinese Spring chromosome 5A, IWGSC CS RefSeq v2.1, whole genome shotgun sequence genomic sequence TCGCCAAGTCAGAGGCTTTAATGAAAAATAGTGCAATCGGGTTAAACAAATTTTGTATAATGGTACTATCTCTGCGATAGTCAATGACAGGGTGGGAGCCAACGTTGAAAGATCAAAAGTGATGAGAGAGGAGACACCTtctcacctttcctttttaatATGTCAGTCGAGTTTTCACTAAGATGGTTTTGAAAGCCCAAAAAATAAACTCATGAATGGCGTAGCACCTAATTTAATTGAAAACGGGGTGGATGTGCTCCAGTATGTGGATGATACTATTATGTGTATTTCTCATGAACCTCACAAAGTTGtgaatttgaaattattttctaTATGTTTGAGTTTTTGTCCAGCTTTAGAATTAACTATCTTACGAGCGAGTTTGTTTTCTATTGGTGGTGACAATAGAAAATTGAGGCCGAAATAGAGGCGGAGAAAGGGGAACAAAGAATTTGTTCATTTTCTTGTTCAATGCAATTAGGTTGAACTTAATTACTTTATGTATGGTTATACTCGTGTTTGCAACATAGTTTGAATCAAATTGAGCTATCGGTGATCATTTTTTATTAAATCTCTTTTTACGgagttaagtttaggggatcggctagaaaCCAATTTTATTTGGCGGGCCAAATATAAGGAGTTAAAGGATAAGAGGCCATAATCCACCCCAAAAAATTTCTCCCTAAAATTTCCAGTTCACACCGAGCTGTTTCTCCATGAGGTTGCATGCTCGGATCGTCCAGACATCAACCTGGACAGTCTGGCcaccgcccggacatccggcttgcTTCCCAGATTATCTGGCTTCTGattgacgaaactgaattttctcCATCATTTTtgccccctttttcccccttcttctccatttttttcttGGTTCTTTGAGGTTTTGAGCGGCGGTTTCCCCGTCTCTTGCTACCTCAAATTATAAGGAGTCGGTTAGAGATGTTGTCACAGAGGTAGCAGCTTAGGCAGGGCGGAGCAACGAGGCGCATGCGGTACTGTCTAGAAGGAAGAAGATATTCGATCGATGGCAAAAAGAAAATTGAAGCAAAGTTACAAATAGTTGCCCCCCAATTATGGAAGAACTTGTCAAAAAGTAGAGAACGCCTAAGTCAGAACGATATTGAGATGGTCCAAAAGAACGGACACGTGCACGTACACAGCCGAGTGTGAAGCGTGATGGACGCCGCATAAAACGGAGGTACTACCGATCATCTAGCATGCATGGGATGAGCTAGCTAGCGTTTTCCAGTTCGGTTTCTTTCGTCTCTTCCCGCATTTTCTACGAGGCCAGCCAAGAATTTCTTGCCAGTTTCCTCACTTAGAAACCAATGCAACGTCAGAGGTCTGCCCTTCGTCTCCATCCATCCACACGTCTGTATAGTACCATAATCATCTTCCAAGAACTTTCACATGAGACAATATTTTATTTCGTCTTCCTCTGCAATAGTGGCTCCCAAAATATGATGGCTAGCACATTACGTCGACGTATAGTCAAGACCGATCAAGGAAAAGTTCGGCGTACACCGTACGTTGTGTGTGTGTGACGTGACGCCTCGATCGTGTAGCAAGCTGGCAAGTCTGTCACGTGAGGATCATGCATGTGGAAGTCTTGTCTAAGAAAGAAAGAGCGCCAGTCAAGGCTAGAAGAAAACTTGCAGAAGCAAGCGAACGTGTGCGTACGCATGGATAGATCTACATCACGAACGTGAAATATGGCCCCTTTCCCACAACTAGCTATACAAGATATTTCACATATGCAcattaaggggctgtttggtttgtgactaactttgctaAAGATTGCCAcatctaaggttaggcaagtttgaccaatttaggtgagtgtttggttcaagcaacACCTTAGGCAAACCACATTTGGGCCCCACATGGCATGCACACAAAAAGTTTGGCAAGATTcctttaggcttgccaacttgtggctctcattttaatgaactaaccttaggcaagcttgacAAAAATGTGTGACAAAGTATGACAATGCTAGGCccagaaccaaacagcccctaactGTCTGCATTGTTCTTATGAAAGTTGGCAATGAAAGTTTGGTTGTTCCCCACATGCCATGTGGTGCACATTAATTGCGTCTAACCTGATTCCCATAATTTTATGCCAAATCCAATAATACAACATCTCAATCCGAAATTTTGCACGGGCACCACCGATTTGTGCATCTTGAATGACAAAAAAAAATCAGCTTTAAGAAAAAGAATCTGTTGTCGTATTTTATTTTAGGGTTCTTGGGGTGCAGATGTGCCCATGCACCGAATTGAATTAgcaatgttgttgttgttgttgttgttgctgctactattacaattattTTTATTATTCCCAGTCGAACTATGAACTAGTCTTATCTAACAACCCGACTATTGTTTTTTTTTgaccttgttgttgttgttgttgttcatttTTATTATTCCCAGTCAAACTATGAACTAGTCTTATCTAACAACCCGACTATTGTTTTTTTTTTgaccttgttgttgttgttgttgttgttgttgctgctgctagaaGTCGAACTATGAACTATGTTTCCTCTTGTTCAAAATGCAGAACTTCAATTTCCCGGTATTGTTATATTCTTCAAGATGTTTTTTACGCATTACTTTTGTAATATAAAATATTTGTTCACACAAAGATAACTATTCATTATAAATATATTTCACGAGATCTAGTAATATGAGTTTGATCCTTTGGATGTTAATAATTCTCTCTTGTACTTAATACTACTTGATAGGTTGGaaaatatgtttttttttgcaTGAGACTAGTCAAAATGTTTTCTCGTTAGCTATGGGATATacgttttgcatctatacaaggccatcaACAGTAATCGAGGAAAGAATTAATGATATTTTCTCGTAGTAACATGTCCAATACTTGTATGCATGCTATCATAATGACACTAGCTACTTCCTCCACTCAGTTTCATTGCATGCATGTTGTGTATTAACGATCCCAATAAATGAAAAAAAAGTTGACTTGCAAAGTATGCATTAATTTTTACCTTGTTACCTacaatatgagtttgtggccttgtgtataaaaatggagggagtatgcaTGTTGAATTTTCAAACACTTATTTTTTACAAACTTGTCAAATCCAACCAACTCAAAAACCGAACAAATGAAGGTTTAAATCCACTAATCCCTTGAGTGCCACCATGAGACATTCATATCCCTGGTTTCTCACAAGACGATCCTCGATCCCACCCTCCTAATCTCGTTACGATTCTGCATGGTCACCAATGTTCGCCGCATCTCATAATGGAAAATTTAAAATCCGCTCAACAAAGGTTGAGAAGATGATTGTTATAGTAGTAAGTTGGTATTAGGAAGAGGTGACGGCAAGAGGTTCATCAAACCATAGCTGCCTCAATAGAACGTCACCGGTTAACTCACAGCTCGGAGATGAAGATGGAGGGTAGTGGTGCACTGGAAAAAAATTTGAATTGGTTTTCAGCACCCACAAAAAACACCACGAGACATACTTATAACATTCAACCATTTATTTATTATTGGTCAACATACAAGGCACAGTCATTCATATGCATATATGTGACATGGCACATACATCCAAGTAGACTACTAAGAGTAGTCCTTGTTCCTTATTGATCCCAGTTATTATACTTTTGATCCTTCAACGCGTCCTAATCTAAGGGCAGAGGACGATCTGGTAGTTGGTTCCGGCTGGGCATGTGAAGGTGCTGGTCTGGTCGTCCTTGGCGTAGCTGTAGGCGTCGGGGCACTTCCCCTTGAAGAACTTCGAGTAGTTGGTCGGCGGGCAGTTGTGCTCGAACTGGCCCCGGCAGCAATAGGTGTCGCCGCCGAATTTGCCGCACGCGCTCGCGCACCCTCCGGGCACCTGCAGCTCCTTGAGGCACTCCTTGGTGATGTCCGTGGCGCAGCGCGCAGCGCGGCACGAACCGCCGACGGGCTCGAAGTTCATGGGCACGTTGAACCCGTCGATGACGGACAGGTCGAAGAAGTCCTTGTTCCCGCCCTGGCCCAGGGTGTACTCGGCCAGCGTGGTGGGCTGCTGGCCGGACACCCTGCAGGCCAGCGTGCCGCCGCAGTCGCCCGTGATGCACCGGCCCCGGCCGCTGCCGTCGAAGGTGCACCCGGTGCGCGGCCACACCCTGGCGCCCGCGGTGCCGGCGGGCATGTTCAGCGCCCAAGACTGGCCCGGGTCGAGACGCACGCCGCCGCCTGGGAGCGCGCCCGGCCACACCGTGTAGGAGCAACGGTTGACGACGGTGATGGTGGCCGCATCtgcggcggtggcgacggcgaggACGAGGGCGATGAGGTGGAGGACGCGAGTGGACGCCATGGATGATGCCGCTCTTGTTGTTCCCGGGAGTACGACTTGTGACGGTAGCTTGTGTGCGTGCCGCGGTGGTGAATTGTGGCTTGCTGCTCTCGCCCGCGCGGAGGTATTTATAGCCGCAATGCTGCCTGTTGCTAGTATATAAAGTTAGGTTGCATGCGCGTCGTGCTCAGTCCAAAGCTGCTGGCTGGCTCGACGTTTTCCACGGTCGCGTTTGGCAGCATGCAATATGGCATGTATGATTCTAGTAGAATCCAAATTGTGCCACCTCATGTATGCTTGCAGCAGTGTACAATGCACCAGATGTGAGTCAAATGTTTGAACGGCTATATCACTTCTTACTAGTAGAGGCCTAATGAAAGGACGATCAAAATGAAGATCTGTGTGCCAAGTGTTTTTGGCCGTTGGATCGGCATCAGTCCCAGGTGATGTCATCTGTTATGCTCCATAATTACCTGGGGCGTGTTTGGTTATCTGCATTGATTTTTAGAGGTTGAATGAAAAAACGGATCATACTGAGTGGAGCCAGATTGAGAAGATACGGGAGCAACTACAATAGAAAACAGCCTTGTGGTAGAAAAGTAGAAAAAACTGTCCTGGACCGTCCGATCGAACATGGATGGCTCATATTCTAGTGGTGGATCTATGGGCTCTTCTTTGCAGAATAGTCCCTCATTTCTAGCCTTTTTTGCTTCGATCTGCTCTCTTCTTTTGACCtgtcatctccttctccttccttctgaTGCGAGCAGCGGCGGCCGAGGCTCGAAAAAAATCCCCAATCCTAATGGCGAGCCCATCTCCCTCTAGCTTGCCAATGACAACGGCGGTGTAGATCATGTACCTAGATCGGCGATCTTGGCCACTGTAGGCACCGTTCCATCTCCGCCCCGACGAATCTAGGTCGTCTCGTCGTTGGCGGTCGGGCTGCCCGGGCGGACCTCTTCTGTGCTGCACTGCGACGCTGGGCGAGCAAATCTCCAGGTATCGTTCTCCGGCGTCTAGAGGACAACCTCGATCTACCATTTGTCTTACCCCATCCAGTCAATGTCCATAGGTGGCTCCTCGATCTACTATTTTTCTTGCCCCATCTGGCCATTCTCCACAGGTAGCCCCCCTACCCCCATGCCTAGCTCGGACATCTACTGACGGCAGGGAACATACCTCGAGTCTCAGGAATACAGGTTTCCCATGCGCCAAAATGGTTATTTCAATTGAGATGAAATTAGGAAAACAGTACAATCAGCCACATTGCCTTTTTTCTTGTTCCATCATATAAGTATCTTGAGCGTTGGTCCCCACCTTATTAAGCATGATCCATTATATGAAATTGTAGAAAACATTATTACTGACCCATTCTAGTTGTTGCGATGAGAGAATCACACATCATTATTTTCAGGACGTCTGGAGACCCCTCACACATGTGATCGAATGTAGATGAAAAGAGCGTAAGAACTAATACAATGGAGTACCATTTTTGGGAATAAATGATCACCCAATGGTAAGTATCTTCCAGTTGGATCTATGGTTATTTTTTCTTATTCCCAGACAGCTTTCTATATTttgctgagagagagagagtgtgtgttaagttttcatcatacatgaacaaaaagaaagaaaatattTTCAGTTTGCTTGAACCAAAAAATGCTGCTGCATATTCTTTCTTCTATTGCCTGTAGCCGAGGATAGTACAACGATTGTACCGCAGCCTCACTCCCCAACGCCACACTCGTCGACTCGGAGCTAGCCCTGACCTCTGTAGTTTAACTAGCAGCAGAGCACCTGGCTTGTGTAGCAGCCATTCAAATATTCTGCTATCACTTGTTGCGTGCCTGCCCCAACAACAGAACAGAAGCAAGTATATATCCTCTTTGTTCCTCAACATGTAAATAGGTCAGATCATTCGAtgtattattgttgttgttgttgtaaaacAATATGTTGCCGACCCATTGCTTGAGGAATTTGATGATTGGGCTTTATTTTCGTCTGTTAATCTGATGTACTAGTATTAGTACTCAAGGATGAACTTGACAGCAAGGAAATCAAACAAGGACAATAATTCTTTCTGCCAAATCAACCCACAACATGCTAAGCAGCGAGTCCATGAGCACCAACACGTGCACATCTAGCTACCTCTACCTAATGGGCCCTTAGCAAAACAGTGAGCCGTGTAACTAGCGAACAAACAGCAACCATTCAAAGATTAGCAGTAGCCCCGCGAGAAGATTAGGAGGTGAGTGAGCAGAGGGACAAGGAGGTGCTACCTTCTGTGGTGCGCCGTCGTCGTCGGGCATCGTTTTGCTTGAGTGAAACAATTTTGTTAGCTCTTTGCTCTTTCCTCATTTGGTTGTAATAACACTCTGATTGTAAAAAAACTGCAAAAATTGTACCTTTTTGTATGCAAAAAATAAGCTCTTTGTGTGTATCTTTTTAGTTTGCAACCTTAACTTTGCAGTCTTGGAATTGGAGCTGATTTCTCATTTTGCTATATTCAAGGTGACCAAACAATCAGTTGTTTGGAATTTGGCATAGAACACAATGTCTACTTTGGGTATGATGGATAGATCGGAGTTTGTTGACTAGTACTAAACTCGCCCCCACCATTCTGTTGGTGCATCTCGATCTGAAATGGGGGGAAGTAGTGCAACATCACCTTTAGGAGAGCCGACTGTTCCAATAATCATAAACTGTATACCAACACTATCAGGTAAGAACACATGGTCCCAAAAGGCAAGAATATCTTGTCATTAACTAATATTCTGTTTATTGCTTTGTTATTTATATGTGGGAAACTATTACTTTGGAGTAAGAATGAAATGGGATCTCATCAAACATACCACTCTTCATTGAACATCTCGACTTGTATAAGCAATGTCATTTTGCTCTaggtgtcgtggatctaagtctgacagtagagtggggggtaagtacggagaggcaaggtcctagctatggagaggttgtaagcacaagagatgtacgagttcagcacaagagatgtacgagttcaggcccttctcggaggaagtaaaagccctacgtctcggagcccggaggcagtcgagtggattatgtgtatatggattacagggtgccgaacccttctgcctgtggaggggggtggcttatatagagtgcgccaggaccccaaccaacccacgtaatgaagggtttaaggtacattaagtccggggcgtttctggtaacgccccacataaagtgtctttactatcataaagtctacttaattacagaccgttgcagtgcagggtgcctcttgaccttctggtggtcgagtgagtcttcgtggtcgagtccttcaggtcagtcgagtgagtccctcgtaggtcgactggaaggtgatctcttctaagggtgtccctgggcagggtacttagatcaggtctgtgaccctaccctaggtacatgactccatcattagcccccgaatggattgaggcttgagtgatgaaggagttgatgttgtttccgattagccttcgcttactggtcgtgcgttgttttgaaccaaaaaatctctttgttgatagtgagcaacttttcttcagtcgactcgatccattctttccttcgtcgagtgatcttttggacttcgccgatttccgagcgacggatcgcaggaaatcccgcgtctggcagaccgatctgccgttcgcggattccgcgggatacgaaatttggggaagcgcgcgaagcggggcggaccgcggcgctcggatgggacagggcatagacgcctcgatctccgcgccgcttttttcgccacgtatcacgtccgcgcaactgtttcaggatatgattagatcgaccgggcccacctgtcatccactcggaagggatcttataaacgcgcccggcgagggttttttgaacagtgcctcagcattctctctctgctcccttcgtctccgcccaacgcgctcgctctcacctccgcacaacttctcctcgcgcgtctcgccggcagccatggtcaaggagaagacggcggcgctggaacgcgcgaagatggcgtcggcgacggagaaggcgaaggggagatc encodes the following:
- the LOC542887 gene encoding alpha-amylase/trypsin inhibitor; translation: MASTRVLHLIALVLAVATAADAATITVVNRCSYTVWPGALPGGGVRLDPGQSWALNMPAGTAGARVWPRTGCTFDGSGRGRCITGDCGGTLACRVSGQQPTTLAEYTLGQGGNKDFFDLSVIDGFNVPMNFEPVGGSCRAARCATDITKECLKELQVPGGCASACGKFGGDTYCCRGQFEHNCPPTNYSKFFKGKCPDAYSYAKDDQTSTFTCPAGTNYQIVLCP